The following coding sequences lie in one Zingiber officinale cultivar Zhangliang chromosome 2B, Zo_v1.1, whole genome shotgun sequence genomic window:
- the LOC122047088 gene encoding G-type lectin S-receptor-like serine/threonine-protein kinase At4g27290 isoform X1, with product MEGRIASSTSFSFVCLLFLFVSTFFSISNGIDTLSIDRPLLDDDTTTLVSANGNFRLGFFSPNGSNSRYIGIWYNNIPVHTVVWVANRQRPIADRSGNLSLTADGALVIADGSANSTVVWSSGSPAPALENPVAQLLDDGDFVVREARDINGTEEDESFAWRSFDFPTDTQIPGMMVGRRRLRNGVEHNINLTAWTSDGDPAPSQYTYGLDVEGDPQLLIWSGAEPHWRGGPWNGRWFSGVPEVRDMSDGLVNFNVQPDEITFLYNHQSTAILRWVIHHSGQLRLIVWLESEQDWNIIWFVPKDLCDSVSTCGPNGLCRPSSSPLCACLQGFRPRNPRNWGLLDGSDGCGRTTALDCRNNTDGFFIQRGAKLPDTSRSTVVPTLTLDQCRALCLSTCNCTAFAASNVSVAASGCIIWTTDLTDITAYQGGLGQDLYVRLAAADLVSESSPEKSRRRNLKVAIGVVLPLAIISLACAAYFVLRKKKRGTQLPQIAEKEDLELPLFDLSTIRDATNGFSMDNKLGEGGFGPVYKGKLGADQEIAIKRLSTTSTQGADEFKNEVTLIAKLQHRNLVRLLGCCIQGAERMLVYEYMPNRSLDAFLFDEVRSKLLDWRRRYNIILGIARGLMYLHHDSRLRIIHRDLKAGNVLLDKDMNPKISDFGMARIFRGDQSETNTQRVVGTYGYMSPEYLIDGVFSIKSDVYSFGVLILEIISGKTNRRVYQHQSNLLEYAWNMWKEGEWWNLVDKNIDKFSSEETEVTKCIKIGLLCVQEWPTDRPTMPLVLTMLDNTEDINLLPEPKQPWFASKVISSQDSATTHLDSGSMDKELHTELQGR from the exons ATGGAAGGAAGAATCGCTTCCTCCACTTCATTCTCCTTCGTttgtcttctttttctttttgtttctacTTTCTTTTCGATCTCTAATGGAATAGACACCCTATCGATAGATCGACCTCTTCTCGACGACGATACAACCACCTTGGTCTCAGCCAACGGCAACTTCCGGTTGGGATTCTTCAGCCCCAATGGATCTAACAGTCGCTACATTGGCATTTG GTACAATAATATCCCCGTTCATACTGTCGTGTGGGTCGCTAACCGCCAACGGCCAATCGCCGACCGATCCGGCAATCTCTCTTTGACCGCCGACGGCGCCCTCGTCATCGCCGATGGGTCCGCCAACTCCACCGTCGTTTGGTCGTCTGGCTCGCCGGCGCCGGCCCTCGAGAATCCGGTCGCGCAGCTCCTTGACGACGGGGATTTCGTCGTCCGAGAGGCCCGAGACATTAATGGCACCGAGGAAGATGAGAGCTTCGCGTGGCGGAGCTTTGACTTTCCGACCGACACGCAGATCCCCGGGATGATGGTGGGGCGGCGGAGGCTCAGGAATGGGGTCGAGCACAACATCAACCTGACGGCGTGGACGAGCGACGGCGACCCTGCTCCGTCGCAGTACACCTACGGCTTGGACGTGGAGGGCGACCCGCAGTTGTTGATCTGGTCCGGGGCGGAGCCCCACTGGCGCGGTGGCCCGTGGAACGGCCGCTGGTTCAGCGGCGTGCCGGAGGTGAGGGACATGTCCGACGGGCTGGTCAACTTCAACGTGCAGCCCGACGAGATCACCTTCTTGTACAACCACCAGAGCACCGCCATCTTGCGGTGGGTGATTCACCACTCCGGCCAGCTCCGGCTCATCGTGTGGCTGGAATCGGAGCAGGATTGGAACATCATCTGGTTCGTCCCCAAGGATCTCTGCGACAGCGTCTCCACCTGCGGACCCAACGGCCTCTGCCGCCCGAGCAGCTCGCCGCTGTGCGCCTGCCTCCAGGGGTTCCGCCCCAGGAACCCCCGAAACTGGGGGCTCCTCGACGGTTCCGACGGCTGCGGGCGGACGACGGCCTTGGACTGCCGGAACAACACCGACGGCTTCTTCATCCAGCGAGGCGCGAAGCTGCCGGACACCTCGAGGTCGACCGTCGTACCAACCCTGACTCTGGATCAATGCAGAGCCCTCTGCTTGAGCACCTGCAACTGCACCGCGTTCGCCGCCTCCAACGTCAGCGTCGCCGCGAGCGGTTGCATAATCTGGACGACCGATCTCACCGACATCACAGCCTACCAAGGCGGATTAGGACAGGATCTTTACGTCAGATTAGCCGCAGCAGATCTCG TATCCGAGTCTTCGCCTGAGAAATCTCGTCGCCGGAATCTCAAGGTGGCGATAGGCGTGGTGCTTCCTCTGGCGATCATTTCGCTGGCCTGCGCTGCCTACTtcgtcttgaggaagaagaagagaggtacCCAACTTCCTCAAATAGCAGAGAAGGAGGACTTAGAGCTGCCGTTGTTCGACTTGAGCACCATCAGAGACGCCACCAATGGCTTCTCCATGGACAACAAGCTCGGAGAAGGAGGCTTCGGCCCTGTATACAAGGGGAAATTGGGGGCGGATCAAGAAATCGCCATTAAGAGATTATCAACCACATCGACTCAAGGCGCCGACGAATTCAAAAACGAGGTTACTTTGATCGCAAAACTGCAACATCGTAATCTTGTTCGACTTCTTGGATGTTGCATTCAAGGAGCGGAGAGGATGCTCGTCTACGAATACATGCCCAATAGAAGCCTCGATGCTTTCCTATTCG aTGAAGTTCGAAGTAAATTGCTAGATTGGAGAAGACGATACAATATCATACTTGGGATCGCTCGAGGTCTTATGTATCTTCATCACGACTCGAGGCTTAGAATCATTCATAGGGATTTGAAGGCCGGCAATGTTCTTCTTGACAAAGATATGAATCCTAAAATATCAGATTTTGGAATGGCTAGAATATTTAGAGGAGATCAATCAGAAACAAATACTCAAAGAGTTGTCGGAACATA TGGATACATGTCTCCTGAATATCTTATAGATGGAGTATTTTCAATAAAGTCAGACGTATATAGTTTCGGTGTATTAATACTTGAGATTATATCAGGCAAAACTAATCGAAGAGTTTATCAACATCAATCGAACCTTCTAGAATAT GCATGGAACATGTGGAAAGAAGGTGAATGGTGGAATTTGGTGGACAAAAACATCGACAAATTCTCTTCGGAGGAGACGGAGGTTACGAAATGTATAAAAATTGGACTCTTATGTGTTCAGGAGTGGCCTACAGATAGACCAACAATGCCTTTGGTATTGACAATGTTGGACAACACCGAAGATATCAATCTCTTACCCGAACCAAAGCAACCATGGTTTGCTTCTAAAGTAATTTCCTCCCAAGATTCAGCGACGACTCATCTAGATTCGGGCTCGATGGACAAAGAACTCCACACGGAGTTACAAGGACGATAG
- the LOC122047089 gene encoding receptor-like serine/threonine-protein kinase SD1-8, whose product MRARSFAAVVFLPLLLLAATLVAICSGADRLTPDLPLLDDGASSLVSDRGRFRLGFFSPNGSVNRYVGVWYADIPVQTVVWIANRGLPVTSRFGNLSMTRNGTLVLVDGSASAVIWSTASFSPALVNPVAQLLDDGNFVVREEDEPDGFAWQSFDFLTDTFIPGMMLGQRKLRTGRIIDIKMASWASDIDPAPGRYSFGLDVQGDPQLFLWSGTRPHWRAGSWNGRWLSGVPEVRDRSDGLVDFDVEPNQVTYLPSNKSTAILRWVVHNSGHLQLVVWLETQRAWNVIWYVPKDLCDSVSSCGPNGYCRPSSSPVCACLQGFHPKNPRNWELLDGSDGCVRTTTLDCQNGTDGFWLQSGTKLPDTARATVNASLSLEQCKELCLKNCSCRAYAASNISSSGSGSGCIIWATDLTDITVYQGGLGQDLYVKLAAADLASEPSPNHSLRKYMVVMLVILPLAIIFLACVAYFIWRKKRSVHISENAEEKNLELPLFDLSTIRDATDNFSIDNKLGEGGFGPVYKGKLEDDREIAVKRLSNASTQGAAEFKNEVTLIAKLQHRNLVRLLGCCIQGGERMLIYEYMANGSLDAILFDEHQGALLDWTKRYKIILGIARGLLYLHHDSRLRIIHRDLKASNVLLDKEMNPKISDFGMARIFGGEESEANTKRVVGTYGYMAPEYVMDGIFSVKSDVYSFGVLVLEMVTGQKNRSLSHTKLQLNLLGHIWMMWKQGKCLDLVDKNVGRSFSEDEVLRCAKIGLLCVQESPIDRPTISSVLTMLGSMEDDISLIPEPKQPGFFSSADSYGNSAMRDPHSLATERESFTELEGR is encoded by the exons ATGAGGGCGAGAAGCTTCGCTGCGGTCGTCTTCTTACCTCTTCTCCTCCTAGCGGCGACTCTGGTCGCTATCTGCAGTGGAGCGGACCGCTTGACCCCGGATCTGCCTCTCCTCGATGACGGAGCGTCGTCGCTCGTCTCCGACCGCGGTAGATTCCGGTTGGGGTTCTTCAGTCCCAACGGATCTGTCAACCGCTACGTCGGCGTGTGGTACGCCGACATCCCGGTCCAGACCGTCGTGTGGATCGCCAATCGCGGGCTGCCGGTGACGTCCCGCTTCGGGAACCTCTCTATGACGAGGAACGGGACTCTAGTCCTCGTCGATGGGTCGGCTTCGGCCGTCATCTGGTCTACGGCCTCGTTTTCGCCGGCCCTTGTAAATCCCGTCGCGCAGCTGCTCGACGATGGCAACTTCGTCGTCCGTGAGGAAGATGAGCCTGACGGCTTCGCGTGGCAGAGCTTCGACTTCCTGACGGACACGTTCATTCCGGGCATGATGCTGGGGCAGAGGAAGCTGAGGACTGGGCGAATCATTGACATCAAGATGGCTTCCTGGGCGAGCGACATCGATCCTGCGCCGGGACGATACTCGTTCGGATTAGATGTGCAGGGCGATCCCCAATTGTTCCTCTGGTCCGGGACGCGACCGCACTGGCGCGCAGGGTCATGGAACGGCCGCTGGCTCAGCGGCGTCCCGGAGGTGAGGGACAGATCCGACGGGCTCGTAGACTTCGACGTGGAACCCAATCAGGTCACCTACTTGCCCTCCAACAAATCTACTGCCATCTTGAGGTGGGTCGTGCACAACTCTGGCCACCTACAGCTCGTCGTGTGGCTAGAGACTCAACGAGCTTGGAACGTCATCTGGTATGTGCCCAAGGATCTGTGCGATAGTGTGTCTTCCTGCGGCCCCAATGGCTACTGCCGTCCAAGCTCCTCCCCGGTTTGTGCATGCTTGCAGGGGTTTCACCCTAAGAACCCTAGGAACTGGGAACTATTGGATGGGTCAGACGGTTGCGTGAGGACGACTACATTGGACTGCCAAAATGGGACTGACGGATTCTGGCTCCAAAGTGGCACAAAGTTGCCAGACACGGCTAGAGCGACAGTGAATGCAAGCTTGAGTTTGGAGCAGTGCAAGGAATTGTGCTTGAAGAATTGCTCTTGCAGAGCGTATGCAGCCTCTAACATTAGCAGCAGTGGCAGTGGCAGTGGATGCATAATATGGGCAACTGATCTCACTGATATCACAGTTTATCAAGGTGGATTAGGGCAAGATCTTTATGTCAAGCTAGCGGCAGCCGACTTAG CATCTGAGCCTTCGCCTAACCATTCTCTCCGGAAATACATGGTGGTGATGCTTGTGATCCTTCCTCTGGCAATTATTTTCCTAGCTTGTGTTGCTTacttcatttggaggaaaaaaagaA GTGTTCATATTAGTGAAAATGCAGAAGAGAAGAACTTGGAATTGCCATTATTTGACTTGAGCACAATTAGAGATGCAACTGACAACTTCTCAATAGACAATAAGCTCGGTGAAGGAGGTTTTGGGCCTGTATACAAG GGGAAGTTGGAAGACGATCGAGAAATAGCTGTAAAAAGATTATCAAATGCATCGACTCAAGGTGCAGCTGAGTTCAAGAATGAGGTTACATTGATTGCAAAGCTACAACATCGTAATCTTGTAAGGTTACTTGGATGCTGTATTCAAGGGGGGGAAAGGATGTTGATATATGAATACATGGCTAATGGAAGCTTGGATGCTATCCTATTTG ATGAACATCAAGGTGCTTTGTTGGACTGGACAAAACGATACAAAATCATACTAGGAATTGCTCGCGGTCTTCTTTATCTGCATCATGATTCCAGACTCAGAATCATCCATCGGGATCTCAAAGCAAGTAATGTTCTTCTAGACAAAGAAATGAATCCCAAAATATCAGATTTTGGAATGGCTAGGATATTTGGAGGCGAAGAATCAGAAGCAAATACTAAGAGAGTCGTCGGAACATA TGGATATATGGCTCCAGAATATGTCATGGATGGAATATTTTCAGTAAAATCCGATGTATATAGTTTTGGGGTATTAGTACTTGAGATGGTAACAGGCCAAAAGAACAGAAGTCTGTCTCACACAAAGCTGCAACTGAACCTCTTAGGACAT ATTTGGATGATGTGGAAACAAGGTAAATGCCTTGATTTAGTGGATAAAAATGTTGGTCGTTCATTTTCAGAGGATGAGGTTTTGAGGTGTGCCAAAATTGGACTTTTGTGCGTTCAAGAATCTCCCATAGATAGGCCAACAATTTCTTCGGTTCTAACAATGTTGGGCAGTATGGAGGACGACATTTCTCTTATACCAGAACCTAAACAACCAGGTTTTTTTTCTTCAGCAGATTCATATGGAAACTCAGCAATGAGGGATCCGCATTCTCTAGCCACAGAGAGAGAATCATTTACAGAGTTGGAAGGTCGATAA
- the LOC122047088 gene encoding receptor-like serine/threonine-protein kinase SD1-8 isoform X2 codes for MEGRIASSTSFSFVCLLFLFVSTFFSISNGIDTLSIDRPLLDDDTTTLVSANGNFRLGFFSPNGSNSRYIGIWYNNIPVHTVVWVANRQRPIADRSGNLSLTADGALVIADGSANSTVVWSSGSPAPALENPVAQLLDDGDFVVREARDINGTEEDESFAWRSFDFPTDTQIPGMMVGRRRLRNGVEHNINLTAWTSDGDPAPSQYTYGLDVEGDPQLLIWSGAEPHWRGGPWNGRWFSGVPEVRDMSDGLVNFNVQPDEITFLYNHQSTAILRWVIHHSGQLRLIVWLESEQDWNIIWFVPKDLCDSVSTCGPNGLCRPSSSPLCACLQGFRPRNPRNWGLLDGSDGCGRTTALDCRNNTDGFFIQRGAKLPDTSRSTVVPTLTLDQCRALCLSTCNCTAFAASNVSVAASGCIIWTTDLTDITAYQGGLGQDLYVRLAAADLVSESSPEKSRRRNLKVAIGVVLPLAIISLACAAYFVLRKKKRGTQLPQIAEKEDLELPLFDLSTIRDATNGFSMDNKLGEGGFGPVYKGKLGADQEIAIKRLSTTSTQGADEFKNEVTLIAKLQHRNLVRLLGCCIQGAERMLVYEYMPNRSLDAFLFDEVRSKLLDWRRRYNIILGIARGLMYLHHDSRLRIIHRDLKAGNVLLDKDMNPKISDFGMARIFRGDQSETNTQRVVGT; via the exons ATGGAAGGAAGAATCGCTTCCTCCACTTCATTCTCCTTCGTttgtcttctttttctttttgtttctacTTTCTTTTCGATCTCTAATGGAATAGACACCCTATCGATAGATCGACCTCTTCTCGACGACGATACAACCACCTTGGTCTCAGCCAACGGCAACTTCCGGTTGGGATTCTTCAGCCCCAATGGATCTAACAGTCGCTACATTGGCATTTG GTACAATAATATCCCCGTTCATACTGTCGTGTGGGTCGCTAACCGCCAACGGCCAATCGCCGACCGATCCGGCAATCTCTCTTTGACCGCCGACGGCGCCCTCGTCATCGCCGATGGGTCCGCCAACTCCACCGTCGTTTGGTCGTCTGGCTCGCCGGCGCCGGCCCTCGAGAATCCGGTCGCGCAGCTCCTTGACGACGGGGATTTCGTCGTCCGAGAGGCCCGAGACATTAATGGCACCGAGGAAGATGAGAGCTTCGCGTGGCGGAGCTTTGACTTTCCGACCGACACGCAGATCCCCGGGATGATGGTGGGGCGGCGGAGGCTCAGGAATGGGGTCGAGCACAACATCAACCTGACGGCGTGGACGAGCGACGGCGACCCTGCTCCGTCGCAGTACACCTACGGCTTGGACGTGGAGGGCGACCCGCAGTTGTTGATCTGGTCCGGGGCGGAGCCCCACTGGCGCGGTGGCCCGTGGAACGGCCGCTGGTTCAGCGGCGTGCCGGAGGTGAGGGACATGTCCGACGGGCTGGTCAACTTCAACGTGCAGCCCGACGAGATCACCTTCTTGTACAACCACCAGAGCACCGCCATCTTGCGGTGGGTGATTCACCACTCCGGCCAGCTCCGGCTCATCGTGTGGCTGGAATCGGAGCAGGATTGGAACATCATCTGGTTCGTCCCCAAGGATCTCTGCGACAGCGTCTCCACCTGCGGACCCAACGGCCTCTGCCGCCCGAGCAGCTCGCCGCTGTGCGCCTGCCTCCAGGGGTTCCGCCCCAGGAACCCCCGAAACTGGGGGCTCCTCGACGGTTCCGACGGCTGCGGGCGGACGACGGCCTTGGACTGCCGGAACAACACCGACGGCTTCTTCATCCAGCGAGGCGCGAAGCTGCCGGACACCTCGAGGTCGACCGTCGTACCAACCCTGACTCTGGATCAATGCAGAGCCCTCTGCTTGAGCACCTGCAACTGCACCGCGTTCGCCGCCTCCAACGTCAGCGTCGCCGCGAGCGGTTGCATAATCTGGACGACCGATCTCACCGACATCACAGCCTACCAAGGCGGATTAGGACAGGATCTTTACGTCAGATTAGCCGCAGCAGATCTCG TATCCGAGTCTTCGCCTGAGAAATCTCGTCGCCGGAATCTCAAGGTGGCGATAGGCGTGGTGCTTCCTCTGGCGATCATTTCGCTGGCCTGCGCTGCCTACTtcgtcttgaggaagaagaagagaggtacCCAACTTCCTCAAATAGCAGAGAAGGAGGACTTAGAGCTGCCGTTGTTCGACTTGAGCACCATCAGAGACGCCACCAATGGCTTCTCCATGGACAACAAGCTCGGAGAAGGAGGCTTCGGCCCTGTATACAAGGGGAAATTGGGGGCGGATCAAGAAATCGCCATTAAGAGATTATCAACCACATCGACTCAAGGCGCCGACGAATTCAAAAACGAGGTTACTTTGATCGCAAAACTGCAACATCGTAATCTTGTTCGACTTCTTGGATGTTGCATTCAAGGAGCGGAGAGGATGCTCGTCTACGAATACATGCCCAATAGAAGCCTCGATGCTTTCCTATTCG aTGAAGTTCGAAGTAAATTGCTAGATTGGAGAAGACGATACAATATCATACTTGGGATCGCTCGAGGTCTTATGTATCTTCATCACGACTCGAGGCTTAGAATCATTCATAGGGATTTGAAGGCCGGCAATGTTCTTCTTGACAAAGATATGAATCCTAAAATATCAGATTTTGGAATGGCTAGAATATTTAGAGGAGATCAATCAGAAACAAATACTCAAAGAGTTGTCGGAACATA G